In Scatophagus argus isolate fScaArg1 chromosome 14, fScaArg1.pri, whole genome shotgun sequence, the following proteins share a genomic window:
- the trappc14 gene encoding trafficking protein particle complex subunit 14 isoform X1, with protein sequence MVQMMESQCEYFMYFPAVPITDLSDPARYRSLPRRSHLYVGETVRFLLVLRCRDGGATPSEHGPGKAGGRTPGGHKEGGAEGDCSVWSSDSTAAGFGTESASSRAWRELAGSLCAVASVSPGDSCRHRSNHHHHHHDYQNSGDEANEDGEEDYIAAAEAAIAALGSRVDPRCRSFRDCKPLLIHNSSGTAAREFRRAPVQSPLDEPVVLTDEVIFPLTVSLDKLPVSTLKVKVMVTVWKREAEKAEVQELGYLSVLQQREPTHTFRHDLNTFKAQVSTTLTVLPPPTVRCKQMTVSGRHLAVLKVFNESSQEELSIREIRILPNLNASYLPMMPDGSVLLVDNVCHQSGEVGMASFCRVDSLAGCLPSMLSALEEHDFLFQLHLNDMPQDDSSEGLEVPLVAVLQWSTPKMPFTNCIYTHYRLPSVRLDRPRFVMTASCPSTVRVKEHFKVKYVLLNNLQDFLAVRLVWTPEARGQGEDTALAAVVCHTPVSNLGHCRKGSTLSFSVAFQILKPGLYELSQHMKLKLQFTASVSNPPPDARPLSRKNSPSSPAVRDLLDRHQASLGRSQSFSHQQPSRSHIMRTGSAMERRAITPPVGSPVGRPLYLPPQDKSLLSLDKIAKRECKVLVVDPAS encoded by the exons ATGGTGCAGATGATGGAGTCGCAGTGCGagtatttcatgtattttccGGCGGTGCCCATCACGGACCTGTCGGACCCGGCCCGCTACCGCAGCCTGCCCCGCCGGAGTCACCTCTACGTGGGCGAGACGGTCCGCTTCCTCTTGGTGCTGCGCTGCAGGGACGGAGGGGCGACGCCATCCGAGCACGGCCCCGGTAAGGCCGGGGGGAGGACACCGGGAGGACACAAGGAGGGAGGAGCGGAGGGAGACTGCAGCGTCT GGAGCAGCGACAGCACCGCAGCAGGCTTTGGGACGGAGTCGGCCAGTAGTCGGGCGTGGAGGGAGCTGGCTGGCTCTCTGTGCGCGGTGGCCAGCGTGAGTCCAGGTGACAGTTGCCGCCATAGAAGcaaccaccaccatcatcaccacgACTACCAGAACAGCGGGGATGAGGCCAACGAGGATGGCGAGGAGGATTACATCGCTGCAGCGGAGGCAGCCATTGCAGCACTTGGCAGCAGGGTGGACCCTCGCTGTCGCAGCTTCAGGGACTGCAAGCCCCTGCTCATCCACAATTCATCTGGGACGGCGGCGAGGGAGTTCCGCAGGGCACCTGTTCAG TCGCCTCTGGACGAGCCGGTGGTTCTGACGGACGAAGTGATCTTTCCCCTCACCGTCTCTCTGGACAAACTCCCCGTCAGCACCCTAAAAGTCAAG gTGATGGTCACGGTGTggaagagggaggcagagaaagcagaggtGCAGGAGCTCGGCTACCTGAGCGTCCTGCAGCAACGAGAACCAACACACACCTTCAGACACGACCTGAACACCTTCAAGGCTCAGG TGAGCACCACCCTGACTGTCCTGCCGCCTCCCACCGTCCGCTGCAAGCAGATGACCGTCTCCGGGAGACACCTCGCCGTCCTCAAAG TGTTCAACGAGTCTTCTCAGGAGGAGCTAAGTATTCGGGAAATACGCATTCTACCAAACCTCAACGCTTCCTACCTTCCTATGATGCCTGACGGCTCCGTGCTGCTGGTGGACAACGTGTG CCACCAGTCGGGTGAGGTCGGCATGGCGTCTTTCTGCAGGGTGGACAGTCTGGCCGGATGCCTTCCCAGCATGCTCAGTGCTTTGGAGGAACATGACTTCCTGTTCCAGCTGCACCTCAATGACATGCCGCAAGATGACTCCAGCGAg ggGCTGGAGGTTCCCCTggttgctgtgctgcagtggtCCACTCCCAAGATGCCTTTCACCAACTGTATCTACACACACTACAG GTTGCCCAGCGTCCGTCTGGACCGGCCGCGGTTCGTCATGACGGCCAGCTGTCCGAGCACTGTGAGGGTGAAAGAACACTTCAAGGTCAAATACGTTCTGCTCAACAACCTGCAGGACTTCCTGGCCGTTCGACTCGTCTGGACTCCAgagg ctcGTGGTCAGGGTGAGGACACAGCTCTGGCTGCTGTGGTCTGTCACACTCCTGTCAGTAATCTCGGTCACTGCCGTAAAGGAAGCACTCTGTCATTCAGCGTGGCCTTCCAGATCCTCAAACCAGGACTGTACGAG ctcagtcagcacatgaagctgaagctgcagTTCACGGCATCCGTGTCCAACCCTCCGCCTGACGCCCGGCCGCTGTCAC GTAAGAACAGCCCGTCCAGCCCGGCGGTTCGAGACCTGCTGGACCGACACCAGGCCAGTCTGGGTCGATCCCAGTCCTTCTCCCATCAGCAGCCGTCTCGTTCCCACATCATGAG gacgGGCAGTGCCATGGAGCGCCGGGCCATCACTCCTCCTGTTGGCTCTCCGGTTGGTCGGCCTCTTTACCTGCCGCCGCAGGACAAATCACTGCTGTCGCTGGACAAGATCGCCAAGAGGGAGTGCAAAGTGCTGGTGGTGGACCCCGCCAGCTAG
- the LOC124071092 gene encoding odorant receptor 131-2-like, translating to MSNATKSLTNTTVGRGLLERVMFSTLTTAPCCVFLFINLTMLFTLRSKPVFRETSRYVLLFNLLFADTTQMALSQLMYILAACRIRLTYPVCGLLVMLANLTSEISPLTLVLMSLERYVAVCYPLRHATIVTIRNTGLAVLLVWAFSSLNILIRVVLLLDFPFSELESLQMKDFCNTLVMFLGTVSDFYDKAYTCFLFVSAGVAVTSSYIGVMVAARSASTDKASAQKARNTLLLHVVQLGLSLSSTIHNPMLIAVSKVLDRFIIVRIQIVIYVCIIILPRCLSSVIYGLRDRTIRPVLRYHLCCQWRRSPSVSDDQG from the coding sequence ATGTCAAATGCAACTAAGTCTCTGACCAACACGACTGTTGGACGAGGCTTACTGGAGAGAGTGATGTTCTCCACTCTGACCACAGCCCCCTGCTGCGTCTTCCTCTTCATTAATCTGACCATGTTATTCACCCTGAGGAGTAAACCGGTGTTTCGTGAGACGTCTCGTTACGTCCTCCTGTTTAACCTCCTTTTTGCAGATACTACGCAGATGGCACTGAGTCAGTTAATGTACATACTGGCTGCTTGCAGAATTAGACTGACATATCCTGTCTGTGGACTTCTAGTCATGCTGGCCAATCTCACAAGTGAAATCTCCCCTCTCACGCTGGTGTTGATGTCTCTGGAGAGGTATGTGGCTGTGTGCTACCCACTGAGGCACGCCACCATCGTCACCATCAGAAACACGGGGCTGGCTGTCCTCCTGGTCTGGGCTTTCAGTTCACTCAATATCCTCATTCGAGTTGTGTTACTGTTAGACTTTCCATTTTCAGAGCTGGAGAGCCTGCAGATGAAAGATTTTTGTAATACACTTGTCATGTTTCTTGGGACAGTATCTGATTTTTATGACAAAGCCTAcacctgcttcctgtttgtgtcagctGGTGTGGCAGTCACGTCCTCCTATATCGGCGTGATGGTAGCAGCCAGGTCAGCCTCCACAGACAAAGCTTCAGCCCAGAAGGCTCgtaacacactgctgctgcatgtggtGCAGCTGGGCCTCAGTCTCTCCTCCACCATACACAACCCGATGCTCATCGCGGTCTCAAAGGTCCTGGACAGGTTCATTATTGTGCGCATCCAGattgttatttatgtttgtatAATCATCTTGCCCAGATGTCTGAGTTCTGTCATCTACGGTCTCAGAGACCGGACCATCAGACCCGTCCTCAGGTACCATCTGTGCTGCCAGTGGAGACGCTCACCTTCAGTCTCAGACGATCAAGGCTAA
- the trappc14 gene encoding trafficking protein particle complex subunit 14 isoform X2, with product MVQMMESQCEYFMYFPAVPITDLSDPARYRSLPRRSHLYVGETVRFLLVLRCRDGGATPSEHGPGSSDSTAAGFGTESASSRAWRELAGSLCAVASVSPGDSCRHRSNHHHHHHDYQNSGDEANEDGEEDYIAAAEAAIAALGSRVDPRCRSFRDCKPLLIHNSSGTAAREFRRAPVQSPLDEPVVLTDEVIFPLTVSLDKLPVSTLKVKVMVTVWKREAEKAEVQELGYLSVLQQREPTHTFRHDLNTFKAQVSTTLTVLPPPTVRCKQMTVSGRHLAVLKVFNESSQEELSIREIRILPNLNASYLPMMPDGSVLLVDNVCHQSGEVGMASFCRVDSLAGCLPSMLSALEEHDFLFQLHLNDMPQDDSSEGLEVPLVAVLQWSTPKMPFTNCIYTHYRLPSVRLDRPRFVMTASCPSTVRVKEHFKVKYVLLNNLQDFLAVRLVWTPEARGQGEDTALAAVVCHTPVSNLGHCRKGSTLSFSVAFQILKPGLYELSQHMKLKLQFTASVSNPPPDARPLSRKNSPSSPAVRDLLDRHQASLGRSQSFSHQQPSRSHIMRTGSAMERRAITPPVGSPVGRPLYLPPQDKSLLSLDKIAKRECKVLVVDPAS from the exons ATGGTGCAGATGATGGAGTCGCAGTGCGagtatttcatgtattttccGGCGGTGCCCATCACGGACCTGTCGGACCCGGCCCGCTACCGCAGCCTGCCCCGCCGGAGTCACCTCTACGTGGGCGAGACGGTCCGCTTCCTCTTGGTGCTGCGCTGCAGGGACGGAGGGGCGACGCCATCCGAGCACGGCCCCG GGAGCAGCGACAGCACCGCAGCAGGCTTTGGGACGGAGTCGGCCAGTAGTCGGGCGTGGAGGGAGCTGGCTGGCTCTCTGTGCGCGGTGGCCAGCGTGAGTCCAGGTGACAGTTGCCGCCATAGAAGcaaccaccaccatcatcaccacgACTACCAGAACAGCGGGGATGAGGCCAACGAGGATGGCGAGGAGGATTACATCGCTGCAGCGGAGGCAGCCATTGCAGCACTTGGCAGCAGGGTGGACCCTCGCTGTCGCAGCTTCAGGGACTGCAAGCCCCTGCTCATCCACAATTCATCTGGGACGGCGGCGAGGGAGTTCCGCAGGGCACCTGTTCAG TCGCCTCTGGACGAGCCGGTGGTTCTGACGGACGAAGTGATCTTTCCCCTCACCGTCTCTCTGGACAAACTCCCCGTCAGCACCCTAAAAGTCAAG gTGATGGTCACGGTGTggaagagggaggcagagaaagcagaggtGCAGGAGCTCGGCTACCTGAGCGTCCTGCAGCAACGAGAACCAACACACACCTTCAGACACGACCTGAACACCTTCAAGGCTCAGG TGAGCACCACCCTGACTGTCCTGCCGCCTCCCACCGTCCGCTGCAAGCAGATGACCGTCTCCGGGAGACACCTCGCCGTCCTCAAAG TGTTCAACGAGTCTTCTCAGGAGGAGCTAAGTATTCGGGAAATACGCATTCTACCAAACCTCAACGCTTCCTACCTTCCTATGATGCCTGACGGCTCCGTGCTGCTGGTGGACAACGTGTG CCACCAGTCGGGTGAGGTCGGCATGGCGTCTTTCTGCAGGGTGGACAGTCTGGCCGGATGCCTTCCCAGCATGCTCAGTGCTTTGGAGGAACATGACTTCCTGTTCCAGCTGCACCTCAATGACATGCCGCAAGATGACTCCAGCGAg ggGCTGGAGGTTCCCCTggttgctgtgctgcagtggtCCACTCCCAAGATGCCTTTCACCAACTGTATCTACACACACTACAG GTTGCCCAGCGTCCGTCTGGACCGGCCGCGGTTCGTCATGACGGCCAGCTGTCCGAGCACTGTGAGGGTGAAAGAACACTTCAAGGTCAAATACGTTCTGCTCAACAACCTGCAGGACTTCCTGGCCGTTCGACTCGTCTGGACTCCAgagg ctcGTGGTCAGGGTGAGGACACAGCTCTGGCTGCTGTGGTCTGTCACACTCCTGTCAGTAATCTCGGTCACTGCCGTAAAGGAAGCACTCTGTCATTCAGCGTGGCCTTCCAGATCCTCAAACCAGGACTGTACGAG ctcagtcagcacatgaagctgaagctgcagTTCACGGCATCCGTGTCCAACCCTCCGCCTGACGCCCGGCCGCTGTCAC GTAAGAACAGCCCGTCCAGCCCGGCGGTTCGAGACCTGCTGGACCGACACCAGGCCAGTCTGGGTCGATCCCAGTCCTTCTCCCATCAGCAGCCGTCTCGTTCCCACATCATGAG gacgGGCAGTGCCATGGAGCGCCGGGCCATCACTCCTCCTGTTGGCTCTCCGGTTGGTCGGCCTCTTTACCTGCCGCCGCAGGACAAATCACTGCTGTCGCTGGACAAGATCGCCAAGAGGGAGTGCAAAGTGCTGGTGGTGGACCCCGCCAGCTAG
- the LOC124071093 gene encoding odorant receptor 131-2-like translates to MLDVNQSLTNVSAELQYQGLLERVMFSTLTTAPCCVFLFINLTMLFTLRSKPVFCETSRYVLLFNLLFADTTQMALSQLMYILAACRIRLTYPVCGVLTMLGELTSEISPLTLVLMSLERYVAVCYPLRHATIVTIRNTGLAVLLVWAFSSLNILIRVVLLLDFPFSELESLQMKDFCNTLGMFLGTVSDFYDKAYTGFLFVSAGVAVTSSYIGVMVAARSASTDKASAQKARNTLLLHVVQLGLSLSSTIHNPMLIAVSKVLDRFIIVRIQIVIYVCIIILPRCLSSVIYGLRDRTIRPVLRYHLCCQWRRSPSVSDVPIKAKICLQLIDINS, encoded by the coding sequence ATGCTTGATGTAAACCAGTCTCTGACCAACgtctctgctgagctgcagtatCAGGGCTTACTGGAGAGAGTGATGTTCTCCACTCTGACCACAGCCCCCTGCTGCGTCTTCCTCTTCATTAATCTGACCATGTTATTCACCCTGAGGAGTAAACCGGTGTTTTGTGAGACGTCTCGTTACGTCCTCCTGTTTAACCTCCTTTTTGCAGATACTACGCAGATGGCCCTGAGTCAGTTAATGTACATACTGGCTGCTTGCAGAATTAGACTGACATATCCTGTCTGTGGTGTTCTCACCATGCTTGGCGAGCTCACAAGTGAAATCTCCCCTCTCACGCTGGTGTTGATGTCTCTGGAGAGGTATGTGGCTGTGTGCTACCCACTGAGGCACGCCACCATCGTCACCATCAGAAACACGGGGCTGGCTGTCCTCCTGGTCTGGGCTTTCAGTTCACTCAATATCCTCATTCGAGTTGTGTTACTGTTAGACTTTCCATTTTCAGAGCTGGAGAGCCTGCAGATGAAAGATTTTTGTAATACACTTGGCATGTTTCTTGGGACAGTATCTGATTTTTATGACAAAGCCTACACcggcttcctgtttgtgtcgGCTGGTGTGGCAGTCACGTCCTCCTATATCGGCGTGATGGTAGCAGCCAGGTCAGCCTCCACAGACAAAGCTTCAGCCCAGAAGGCTCgtaacacactgctgctgcatgtggtGCAGCTGGGCCTCAGTCTCTCCTCCACCATACACAACCCGATGCTCATCGCGGTCTCAAAGGTCCTGGACAGGTTCATTATTGTGCGCATCCAGattgttatttatgtttgtatAATCATCTTGCCCAGATGTCTGAGTTCTGTCATCTACGGTCTCAGAGACCGGACCATCAGACCCGTCCTCAGGTACcatctgtgctgtcagtggAGACGCTCACCTTCAGTCTCAGATGTCCCAATCAAGGCTAAAATCTGTCTTCAGTTAATAGACATAAATTCTTAA